A part of Pectobacterium cacticida genomic DNA contains:
- the rimJ gene encoding ribosomal protein S5-alanine N-acetyltransferase → MFGYRSTPTRVQLTTERLVVRLAHERDAWRLAEYYSENRDFLKPWEPVRDASHCYPSGWQARLSVINDMHKQGSAFYFLLLDPNENEVYGVANFSNVLRGSFYACYLGYSLGQKWQGQGLMYEALQPAIRYMQRQQRMHRIMANYMPHNQRSGNLLARLGFEREGYAKNYLLIDGKWQDHVLTALTYAEWKSPR, encoded by the coding sequence ATGTTTGGCTATCGTTCAACGCCGACAAGAGTGCAATTGACAACTGAGAGGCTGGTGGTACGCCTGGCCCATGAGCGCGATGCGTGGCGTTTGGCAGAATACTATTCTGAAAACCGTGATTTCCTCAAACCCTGGGAACCGGTGAGGGATGCCAGCCACTGTTATCCTTCTGGCTGGCAGGCGCGGTTGAGCGTCATTAATGATATGCATAAACAGGGCAGCGCCTTCTATTTTCTCCTGCTAGATCCGAATGAAAATGAGGTGTACGGCGTGGCTAATTTCAGCAATGTGCTGCGCGGATCGTTTTACGCATGCTATCTGGGCTATTCGCTGGGCCAAAAATGGCAGGGACAAGGGCTGATGTATGAAGCGTTACAGCCAGCAATACGTTATATGCAGCGCCAACAACGGATGCATCGCATCATGGCTAACTATATGCCGCACAATCAGCGCAGCGGGAATCTATTAGCGCGTCTGGGGTTTGAGCGCGAGGGGTATGCGAAGAATTATCTACTTATTGATGGTAAGTGGCAGGACCATGTATTAACGGCATTGACGTATGCGGAATGGAAGTCTCCACGCTAA
- a CDS encoding lipoprotein yields MRKLGWMTATAVLLAFTLSGCNKLTQLTLSEQEINEYLQKHNDYQKQLGVPGVVDAHIVLSDLSSQIGRAEPGKVTLTGKANVDISSLLGNQTAQMTLTLKAQPVFDHSQGAIYLKEMELVDYHVQPEKMQAVMKTLSPYLNQSLKSYFDQKPAYVLDAEKSMAQSLVKKVAKGIDVKPGQIVILFTD; encoded by the coding sequence ATGAGAAAATTAGGATGGATGACGGCGACTGCCGTGCTGCTCGCATTTACCCTTAGCGGCTGTAATAAACTGACTCAACTCACGCTCAGTGAGCAGGAAATCAATGAGTACCTGCAAAAACATAATGATTACCAGAAACAGCTTGGTGTGCCGGGTGTCGTTGATGCGCATATCGTTTTGAGCGATCTCTCTAGCCAGATTGGTCGCGCAGAACCGGGAAAAGTGACGCTGACAGGCAAAGCAAACGTCGATATCTCCTCGCTGTTGGGAAATCAGACGGCACAGATGACGCTAACGCTAAAAGCTCAGCCCGTGTTTGATCACTCGCAGGGAGCCATCTACCTCAAAGAAATGGAACTCGTGGATTATCACGTACAGCCGGAAAAAATGCAGGCGGTGATGAAAACCTTAAGCCCCTACCTTAATCAATCGCTTAAAAGCTATTTTGACCAAAAACCAGCATACGTTCTGGACGCGGAAAAAAGTATGGCGCAATCGCTGGTTAAGAAGGTAGCAAAGGGCATCGACGTCAAGCCCGGCCAGATCGTTATTCTGTTTACGGACTAA
- the mdtH gene encoding multidrug efflux MFS transporter MdtH — protein sequence MPLMSQARSLGKYFLLLDNMLVVLGFFVVFPLISIRFVDDLGWAALLVGIALGLRQLIQQGLGIFGGAIADRFGAKPMIIIGMLLRASGFVFMAIADEPWLLWLSCALSGLGGTLFDPPRTALVIKLVRPQERGRFYSLLMMQDNAGAVIGALIGSWLLQYDFKVVCWAGAVIFVMVAMLNAWLLPAYRISTIKTPIVEGLTRVIRDRRFLMYVLTLTGYYMLAVQVLLMLPIMVNELAGTPSAVKWMYAIEATLSLTLLYPIARWSEKRFRLEQRLMAGLFIMSLSMFPIGMATDLQTLLMLICLFYVGSIIAEPARETLSASLADARARGSYMGFSRLGLALGGAIGYSGGGWLFDTGHTLNQPQLPWFMLGTIGFLTLAALYWQFNQRRIEPAMLGGH from the coding sequence ATGCCTCTGATGTCGCAAGCTCGGAGCTTGGGTAAATATTTTTTATTGCTCGATAATATGTTGGTCGTTTTGGGATTCTTCGTTGTCTTTCCCCTTATTTCCATTCGTTTTGTTGACGATCTCGGCTGGGCCGCATTATTAGTCGGCATTGCATTGGGATTACGCCAGCTTATTCAGCAAGGTCTCGGTATTTTCGGCGGAGCGATTGCCGATCGTTTCGGCGCCAAACCCATGATTATTATTGGCATGCTGCTACGCGCTTCCGGTTTTGTCTTCATGGCAATCGCCGATGAACCGTGGTTGTTGTGGCTGTCTTGCGCATTATCCGGCCTTGGTGGCACGCTATTCGATCCGCCACGGACCGCGCTGGTTATCAAGTTAGTTCGCCCACAGGAACGTGGTCGCTTTTATTCCCTGTTAATGATGCAGGACAACGCCGGCGCCGTGATTGGCGCCCTCATCGGCAGTTGGCTACTTCAGTACGATTTTAAGGTGGTTTGCTGGGCCGGCGCCGTCATTTTCGTGATGGTCGCCATGTTGAATGCCTGGCTGCTGCCAGCCTATCGTATCTCGACCATCAAAACGCCAATAGTGGAAGGTCTGACACGCGTCATTCGCGACCGTCGTTTCCTCATGTATGTGTTAACGCTAACCGGCTACTACATGCTGGCGGTTCAGGTGCTCCTGATGTTACCCATTATGGTCAATGAGCTTGCCGGGACGCCGTCGGCGGTGAAATGGATGTATGCCATTGAAGCCACACTATCACTTACGCTGTTGTACCCTATCGCCCGCTGGAGTGAAAAACGCTTCCGCCTGGAGCAGCGTCTGATGGCGGGACTTTTCATTATGTCTCTCAGCATGTTCCCTATCGGGATGGCAACCGACCTGCAAACCTTACTCATGCTTATTTGCCTGTTCTATGTGGGGTCGATTATCGCTGAACCCGCGCGCGAAACGTTGAGTGCATCGCTGGCAGATGCCAGAGCCAGAGGCAGCTATATGGGCTTTAGCCGACTTGGACTTGCGCTCGGCGGGGCAATAGGCTATAGCGGCGGCGGTTGGCTATTTGATACCGGGCATACGTTGAATCAGCCCCAACTCCCGTGGTTTATGCTAGGTACTATTGGGTTCCTGACGTTAGCCGCGCTGTACTGGCAATTCAATCAACGCCGCATTGAACCTGCCATGCTCGGTGGGCATTAG
- the murJ gene encoding murein biosynthesis integral membrane protein MurJ, giving the protein MNLLKSLAAVSSMTMLSRVLGFARDAIVARIFGAGMATDAFFVAFKLPNLLRRIFAEGAFSQAFIPILAEYKSQQGEEATRTFLAYVSGMLTLILALVTVAGMVAAPWVIMVTAPGFAATPERFTLTSDLLRVTFPYILLISLTSMVGSILNTWNRFSVPAFAPTLLNVSMIGFSLFAAPYFNPPVMALAWAVLVGGILQLGYQLPHLKKIGMLVLPRLKWRDPSVWRVIKLMGPAVLGVSVSQVSLIINTIFASFLSEGAVSWMYYADRLMEFPSGVLGVALGTILLPSLAKSFASGNNEEYSRLMDWGLRLCFLLALPSAVALGILAKPLTVSLFQYGKFSAFDALMTQRALIAYSVGLMGLIVVKVLVPGFYSRQDIKTPVKIALVTLVLTQIMNVIFIGPLQHAGLALSIGLASCLNAGLLYWQLRKQAIFQPQPGWRRFLIRLLVAVMVMSLVLFGMLAWMPAWDDGNMAMRILRLLLVVVAGAGSYFATLALLGFHPRDFARRGV; this is encoded by the coding sequence ATGAATTTACTTAAATCACTGGCTGCCGTCAGTTCCATGACCATGTTATCGCGCGTGTTAGGGTTTGCGCGTGATGCGATCGTCGCCCGTATTTTTGGTGCGGGTATGGCGACAGATGCTTTCTTTGTGGCATTTAAGCTGCCCAACCTGCTCCGACGTATTTTTGCGGAAGGCGCATTTTCACAGGCTTTCATTCCTATTTTGGCCGAATACAAAAGCCAGCAGGGTGAGGAAGCCACGCGTACGTTTCTCGCTTACGTTTCGGGTATGCTGACGCTAATTTTGGCGTTGGTCACCGTGGCGGGGATGGTCGCGGCGCCCTGGGTGATTATGGTGACCGCGCCTGGCTTTGCCGCGACCCCTGAGCGCTTTACGCTTACGTCGGATCTATTGCGCGTCACCTTTCCTTACATCCTGCTAATTTCACTGACCTCTATGGTTGGTTCGATACTCAACACCTGGAACCGTTTTTCGGTACCTGCATTTGCGCCGACGCTGCTTAATGTGAGCATGATTGGCTTTTCGCTGTTTGCTGCCCCTTATTTTAACCCACCGGTGATGGCGCTGGCCTGGGCGGTATTGGTGGGGGGGATACTGCAACTCGGCTATCAGCTACCACATCTGAAAAAAATTGGCATGCTGGTTTTGCCGCGCCTGAAATGGCGTGACCCGAGTGTTTGGCGGGTTATAAAGCTGATGGGGCCTGCGGTTTTGGGGGTGTCGGTGAGTCAGGTTTCATTAATTATCAACACTATTTTCGCCTCATTCCTTAGCGAAGGCGCGGTATCGTGGATGTATTATGCCGATCGCCTGATGGAGTTTCCTTCGGGGGTGCTGGGTGTAGCATTAGGGACGATCTTGCTCCCGTCGTTAGCGAAGAGTTTTGCCAGCGGTAATAACGAGGAGTACTCGCGACTGATGGATTGGGGGTTACGCCTGTGTTTCTTGCTGGCGCTGCCGAGTGCGGTTGCCCTCGGGATCTTAGCTAAGCCGTTAACGGTATCGCTCTTTCAATATGGAAAATTTAGCGCTTTTGACGCGCTGATGACTCAGCGGGCGCTGATTGCCTACTCAGTCGGATTAATGGGGCTCATTGTCGTTAAGGTGCTCGTGCCCGGCTTTTATTCCCGGCAGGATATCAAAACGCCTGTGAAAATTGCGCTAGTGACGTTAGTCCTGACCCAAATCATGAATGTGATCTTTATCGGCCCGCTGCAACATGCTGGACTGGCGCTGTCCATCGGGCTGGCTTCCTGTCTGAATGCCGGATTGCTGTATTGGCAACTGCGTAAGCAGGCCATTTTCCAACCGCAACCGGGGTGGCGGCGTTTTCTGATTCGTCTGCTGGTTGCGGTTATGGTGATGTCGTTGGTTTTATTTGGCATGCTAGCGTGGATGCCAGCATGGGATGACGGCAATATGGCCATGCGAATCCTGCGTTTGTTGCTGGTTGTTGTCGCAGGGGCGGGGTCCTATTTCGCCACGTTGGCACTGTTGGGATTTCACCCCAGAGATTTTGCCCGCCGTGGTGTGTAA